The region gcctgagttgtgaaactggcttgacgcttggattcaatgctaaacgatggcagatgaagtttggatcaattccgggcatgtccttgcagctccaagcaaacaaatctaagttctcaCCTAGCAGCTTTGTCAGCCGCGTCTCCTGCTCGTCTGTCAATCTGGTCCCGATCTTCagagtgcgatcgccaaactttagcgcctttgtttcctcaattggcgtgggtctgttcactcgcccctcgccaTGTGGGTCAAGATCTTCATccgaagtttcaatttcataacatctgtgtccgaccaacgcactcttcttgccaaaCAAGCTGaggcaattattataacattcccttgccatcttctggtcaaccttcagcttgccaacctttccattgcttagtggatacttgaccgccaagtgggctgttgaaatcacagcacagaggcgattcaatgtatttcgcccaatgatgacattgtaagatgccaccacctggagaaccagataccttaccttcaaaaccctggcacactcatcttccccaaatattgtgtctagatcaatgaatcctcgcaccattacttgctcacccgcaaaacctaccaaggttcccgcatatggagtcagatcattgtcagtcagtcccaacttgtcaaatgcgtccccatagataatatcagccaaactaccctgatccaggagtacccttctaacgttgaaactattcaaccttaatttcactacgatcgggtcatcgttgtgaggttttatcccctcaaagtctgccatcgagattgttatgtcagggtgcacgaatccgaaagcgacttcatgaactgaattaactgcacgaatatggcgtttccgcgccgcatgggtgtcgccaccaccgccaaatcctccagcgatggtgtttatggtccctaagggcggtcctgagtgttgagcgaacgtgtcatcagccccttttgtggcgatagccgctgattcttgctttttcttgctcTTAGTGTTTGTTTGCTCCTCTTCTCGCTTATGCGCTTTGTTGTGATCgccgttgttgcgccactggccttggcgatttccttgatatcccgcccgaatcaacttatcaatttcccgctgcaaagtccagcagtcaTCCGTGtcgtgcccggcggaccgatggtattcacaccacttcttgggattggcgtcccgtggttgaTACTTCGGGGCCTCTGGATCATCCACTAGATTCGCGCCCCTCGCCTCGCGGAGTATATCCgttaaatctgtgttcatcaccatgtcagcctcctcccgctggcgatgagacttagattgccatggtcggcgttgttcataatcatcacgccgtggatacaactgctccttggtcggcttcaataccgccttccctttatcctgtctttgctgcttgccatcccccttatcttcgccattcttatcttttttcgcgcgcttgggtgacgtgtcgcctttttccagtttcgcgcgctttcttttgaaagcatcgtcctcctcgtcaagaatataagtgctggcgcgagcacgcatctcttccatcgaacgtgccggcttgcgtgtcaacttgctgttcaaccctcccggtaacaaaccatttttgaatgctagagcacgtgctcgaggctcctcgtcctctaccttgaccgatgcagcgctgtaccttgccatgtactccttcagtgactctccttcttgttggtgaatattgtataggtcattgatcgtcaccggctgattcttattcgccgagaattgcactagaaacttggatgagaagtctcggaaattcgaaatcgatccgcgcggcaaagttgtgaaccatgccatcgccgtcgatttgaacgtcgatggaaacatcctgcacttcaccgcatctgatgccgcaattatcaccatcttcgtgttgaagtacagaagatgatcctttggatcagaatctccactgtaagaatccagaactaacgttttcatattatctggaattgccacactctcaacatcctccgagaacggacggaactcagctacggaatccgcttctctgcttccatcgtcttgttgctcgcggcggtataaatccaactgagcttgtagatgctcattccgctgctggatgttgccaatgctgcgcatcatatggcgccattgctcctgtgtcaccgccggttgttgctccgcagcaggtgaattctctggtgagcgctccagggATCCGGCctgcgaaggcgatggaggaggtggtggtgatggaggaggagaaggcggcacAGAAGTGCGTGTAGCCTGTACTCCTGCTGTTCGtatcggagaatccaggacaactcgatgaggccgccgaggcggcgagattcgctgtcgcactggtgaatgatgctgcttcctgcgtcgagtctccatgtAGGAATGACGCAAACTCAGTCGAAAGACGAACGCCGGTCACAGAATCAGAATCGGAAAActagagaattgcctaatcgtaatcagagatagcttcttgcacaatcaatccacgtgaatgggagtagaaagtttatcttccccacagacggcgccaaatgttctgggaatgaacattgaaggaagggatagtacctagagggtggaagaatgtgttaaagagagaatgagaatgagagaaagagtgctgaatttcatgtgttatttcatcaaatgagcaaaagtcccttacaattggtaaccacctcctatttatagagcttgggtactacctattgggccagttgggcctccgaggctgaggcccaacttaaggccaagCCATCGCCTCTGGGCGGGCTAcacactgggcgttgcccctctaggggctcgcccagtccagtacCCTTCTGTTAGCTtccgttagttgaccaaacggaagtTGCTTCATTAATCCTACGTGGCATTTCTTTTTAATTAAGAATTTTTCCCCCCAATTCGACAAACCCGACTCCCCCCAAATCTAACCCTAATTTCACCCAATTATTAAATTCATTAATTCTGAAAAGCAAATTAGTGACGaaaataatccgtcacaaacgAAAATGATGATTACCGCTGTTCTTCTTCCTTGTCGTCCTCTTCCTGAGCCGCAACCACCCATAAACCCAACCCCACCCCAGTAAATACAACAACCAGAGATGAAGGAGGAAAGGTGTGAGAGAAACAGATCGGGAGTCAGGATGAAGAGGATAGGTGTGAGAGAAACCCACAACGAGATAACCCCAGAGACCAGATCGAGATCCAGAATGAAGGAGGAAAGGTGCGAGCTTTGAAGCATTCGGGTTCTGGACTCTCGCTCTCTGATAATCTTCATGGCGGTTGAGAAAGGACCAGGCCAATCCTCAATCTCGTGCTTCCTTCATGTTCGACAGATAACTGTTCATTGTCCTCGTTCGATGCAGATGAAAAAAGAGCGAAAAATTGCTTCTGGGTTTCTCTAAATTGCAGCTATGTTTCTCTCATTTTtggattcttcatcttctgattctggaactttgttatggattctgGGTGGgattgaagatttttttttgttacatctcGTTCTTTTGGGTTGATTCTGTAAAGAACAGAGAGGATTTTTGTTTTCAGTAAAAGAAgaaagttgaagatgaagaacagaGACTCAGAGAGAATTTTTGCTTTTACTACTCCCATGGCATTCCTCTGTTTCCTTTGTGACAGATTATTTCTGTCACTGATGAATTTAATAATTCTGttttaaacataaaaaataataataaatgcgCCGTCAGTGAGTTCCGTTTAGTCAACTGACGGAACTTAACGGAAGGGCCTCAATAGATCGTTCTAGAATCATGAGGGTCtgagggaccttgaccgcaAGTTTTATACAAGGGGGGTGTAGACCGCACCtttctgaaacatcagggacccaaactggaattaagccaaagTAGAACTACAGTTTGGATGCAGAAATCACCTTGGCAGTTCAAACAAAACGTTGGTCTCTTCTGTCAATAGACATAATATAGGATAACTTAAGCGGACTGAATATATATACATCAAATTCAAACTTCTTATGATTTAATTTTCAGCTCAAAATTTTACAAGTACAATAgataaacccaaaaaaaaaagattcacAATCTAGAGATTTCAACTGACTTTTGAAGAGCTTGCATAAGGCTCCTCATTATTCTGGGCTCACCAGGTGGCACCTTATCTTTCAAGGGGCCATTTCGAATGGCACGGAAAATTGGAGCAGAACTGTCAGTTGATGGAGAAACCACGCAGTCAATATACACAAGAACTTCTGTTTCCCCATCTCCAATGGTGATAAAACCCAATCTAGCTCCAAAGGGTATTTTGTCCACCTGTTTAATTGAAATGAAGACTATTACATGCTTCAAGAAGCACTGAATGAGCATTCATCTTATTAGAGTGGTTACCGGTTAGTGGTTACCGATTGACCTGAGTTATAGATAACCCACAAGCATCCATAATTTGAAATTTCTTAATGTTTGTTTCAAACAAATAGTTATGACATTGATTCAATCATTTCCCTATTGCTCAGAGTATAAAAGCTATCTGCCATGAACTCGGGGAACAACATAAAGCACAGTTTAGCAGAAAGTTGTTTTTTCTTAACattaattgaaaataaactTATCAGATCAATGTTCTTTAAGAGATTTCTATAAAGAATAACTTGAGACTACGTCGCTGACCGCCTAACTCAGACATTTACTGGGGAATGCAGACAGAAAGCAAGATTTGCTCTGTAAAACTTATCCCATTATAGAGCCATCTCTGAAAAGAAGTGAAAAATCAAATTGATTTTAATCTCACACTGCTGCCTCCCTTCATTAGGCCCACCCACTAAACTCAAGCAGGAAATTTAAACAACAATGCACAAAGGAGCTATGCACAACTTTTAGAATGAGAAGTGTATGCTTATTATAGACCCCTCTAGCAATGCGACTTCGATGTGGTAAGACATAAATATACCTAGTCATACTAGACAAGACAAACATTTGTGGGATTATAACAGCTCAGAGCCTAGAAACATGACCAAACTTTATTATATGGGTTATAAGTTATAACAGAAGAATGCTTATTCGTTAAGTTTAGCACATGTTTGGGAAATGACTGAAAATGAGAACTCatcatttttttacttttacctCAAGCTCCAAAATTAATAAGCGATTACTTCATCAAAGTGAGCTAATACAAACACAAAGGAGCACAAAATGAAATGCTGTAAGAAAGAACATGTGTACCTTGAGAGGCATGGGGAGTGGAAGATTGGCTCCCTGGCAAAGGCTGTTTGCCCACTGTCATAACACAACCAAGAACAAAGGTATGAAAAAGCatgtaaataaaaaagtaaCCAATGATTGAATAAATTCGAAAAAAGAAACTCCAATAAAAATTCGAGTAAATCCTCATTTTAGTCCTCTAAAGTCTACAATCTTGATAAGACTTTTGTTATTAGATTAGTCCCAGCCTCAAAATATATACTTATCACCAAATTTGTTTATGCAAGGATTGAGTGTGCATTTAGTTGAGTGGTTGGCATAAAACTCAGTGCAGTTTGGCCAAAAAGCTACAATCTATACTTCttgctagaattgattttggaacttAATTACATCAGCATTgtaagaattgattttgattataATTGGTTTTAGTAAAACTGATCATGGTAGAGTGAGTTAAAAGAAGTAATTGCATATCTTGATacaattttgaaaagaaaaaaaaattaatttctgtAAGGTAATGTGTGTGACAAGcaaccaattatctcaaaagcttaagctaagGGCcgcatgaatggttttatattatcatTTCTAATAGTGTGAAATTCGATAATGTAATAAGATCCACAACACAAGCTAGGTTTTGTATCAGCAGCATATCAAAATTGTCCAAACACGGCGTGAAGTGGTTTCGATTATCATGAAAGAAACATTCCAAATACACATAAATTAATTGCTTTGTAAAAGCTCAACCAAACACGGTACGAAGTaggtctaactcaacccaaaagttaGTTTAAGAATTGAGGGTTGCTGCCCAACTTTTTATAAACACTTAGATTCACCATATCTCTAGCGAATATGAGACTTCTAACATTAACTAAACGCGTTTACCTGAAACAGCAAGGCATCGAATCTCTGAAGGTCAATGTTGAGAGGCAGTTTCATGGTGCCAAGAGAGACTCCATCGTCGTCGTTGCTCGGAGACACGGAGCTGCCACTCGCCGCGGTGGCTTTAGGCACTACTTTCAATTTCGCCGCCGTGAGATGAATGTGGTCGCGAATCAAGGAAGACGAGTGGTGAATTTGAATaagggaagaaggagaagaagaagacagtGGAAATTGGGAACTCACTCCATTCAGCTTCATCATGAACACACTTTGCCTTATAATGCCACACGAACACGGTGATGCCATTGTTTTTCCTACAGAGGTGTCGCTAAGGTGAAGTGAGTAGCTGGTGTTGTTagaataatttttcttttctttttcatcttatGGTAGTGGTCTAGTGGATAAGGCTTCATGTGATTATTTTCTGTTGTGTGTTCAGGTTTCAGCTACAAGATTCTTTTGTTTCAAAAGCAAATGGCTCTCGAGAGACCCACGTAGCTGGTAACAACAGTATTCGCCCCGCCACTCACAATTTTATGCACTTTCATTGTTcattttaagtttctttttttttttgtcaaattttttAAGTGTCTGAAATGATAGTTTTAGGTGATAAGAATTTGATGATATAATGGGCTGAGAATAGGAAAGTCCAAGAATTAAAGGGTAAAATTTGGGGGTTTAaaaaaatttttattttaacataaCAATGAAAAATTAAACATCGAGAACCTCGATTTGAACGGTAGGATTGTTGAGCAATCCCAATGTGAATTCGCCCCATGTGTAGCGCAACATATGCTGCAATTGTTTGAAACCGTGTGTTGAATTCCCATGTCTGGAAGCGAATTCCGTGTGGGGGAAGCACGAGGAAGCTTTGTTGATGGGAGACAAGACCAATTGATGTTGCATTCCAAATTGTTGCATCACTCGATCGGGTTGATGTCATTCAACAATATAAAAGCATATCATTGGTGCTATACACTTCCACAAACCGATATTTTCTCGACATCGTGGAGGTAGCTTCCCCATAACACTGTCTGGATAAAGCATTCACACAAACTGCATccacaataataataaaaaagagaagaagaagaaaaaattaatacttGGACAAGCATCTATCAATTAGTATAACTGTAATGATATGTACTCACTTGTTCAGTTTTAGTTGTGTCAAGTTTGTGCCTCCACCAAAATAACAAATACTTCATCCATTCACCATTTTCTTTTCACCTGTATTACATAGAAACATTAGGTGTATATGTCAGAAGGCTGTAATTTGAACAAGTATTCAAATTTGAAGTAACAATTATGTGCATACCTAGCTCGAAGAGCGCAACCTTCGATGATAGGGAAAAGGTCTTTAGAAGGGCCAACATCAGGAATTCTGGTTTAGACCCAGAACTGGATGAGTTGTACACAACCACCGATCTCCACACAAGTGTATCTGGTTGCACAACACATTTTCTTATGTAGTTTGGCAAGTACTGCCAAAATCCCAACTATATTTTCCAGCCtcttaaggctatgtttggattgatggaacatAACGGAACGGAGCGGAATGGAATATAATGGAATGGAATGGAGCGGAACGGAATGGAATAAAAGTCTCCTTCCATTGTTTGGGTATTTTAGGATGGAACGGAGCAAAGTTACTACTCCATTGTTTGGATAATGAATGGAGCAGAATAAGTTACAAATTTTTTAGTACCATATTACCCTTACTTTCTTTCTTGGAGCATTAGCTAGTcttgttttcaaattttgacatgtctAAAAAATGTAACGGGATATCATGAATGGagaaaacattaataaaaaataccAGAAACCCAAATCTAACACAAaacgctaattttttttttacgagATGCTTCAGCTTCcaataaaaattacaaattgATTGCATATACCTACAAAAGCCTGTGTTTGAAATAATATTTAACAAAACATATTGAATAATGCAGCAAGGAATTGAACACGGGAAGGAATTCAACAATGACACAAAGTTAAAAGCAATTATTAGGAACAAACAAGCCAGCAACGCAGCAGATAGAGAAAGGTTCATTATAAAAAACCAAGACCCATGTAGATGTAGTGATGTAGAAATGCAGCAATGTGGAAACTGCAACGAAAGAAGCAATAGGGTCTAAATGAGCGTGAAAGAAACTGGGTAGTAATAAGGGGGTGGTTAAGGGAcatatttgtatttttataattttgttaGATGTCAATAATTTTGCTCCATCCCATTCCTCCCAAATTGAGGGGGAACAAAAATGGGGGAAAGTAATGGAACATGATGGAGCACATTCCACCGGGCTCCATTCCTTTCcatcaatttttaattaatccaAACAATGGACCTCTTCCTCCATCCCCTCTCTTCCGCTCCATTCCCTCCccctccatcaatccaaacgaaGCCTAAAAGTCCGCTAAAAGAGGAAGAAATCTCAAAGGAACGTGTGAACCACTGTGgccaaataaaaaaacaatctCCAATCTTGCGCATAATGTATCCTCGTGCAAAACATGCCAATTAATGGGGGTCCCCAAGGAAATCTTGCACATTATTCAAGGTAAAACTTAGCCATTTCATTCTCAATGCACCTTCTCCAATTATATCTAGTGGTGGATTCCATCCCAGAAATTGGTTAACGATAAAAGCCCAATCACACCTATCAATAATCAAGTCAAGGTGTAATGCAACATCTTGGAGCATGATGGTGCATTCTCCAAACGACATGTGAAAAGTGTGCATTTATGGTCTCCACCTTTCACCAAGCGCTAAGATCAACTGAAGGTCTGGATGAACATCTGAGACTAGCGCAAACTGAAAAAATCTAGCAGCTCAGAGGTGACCTTCGATTAAAGCGGAACACCATTTAAGAGTCTTTGCATCTCAATTCGCGATCTCAAACATGAGTATTTCATTCCAGACATTGTCTTAAACATGGGTATCTTTAAGATACAACAGGTCGGAATTATTGGGCACAGGAGGATTGATCACTAATTCCTCCGCCATTGAAATTTTACAAAGGTTAAGAATGAGTGTAGATAGGAAGAGTTAAAGTTGGGAGGAAGAATGAATGTTTAAGAGGAAGAATGATTTTTACGAGTGTCCGGCAATCCTTGTATAAGGGTTCAGACCGCTACAACATGCAACATAGATTTGCCCCAATCAATGCGGCTTCATTGAATGCACCAAATCCACGTGCATTCAGTGCCTCGGTCAACATCATGTCTCATCTAGTCTGGTCAGACATAATGAATGTGCCCCGCTCTACGCGCATTGATTGAATGCGCCCCGGTCCACGACACTCAACACCTCTTCTACATGACCTGTCTCCAAGCATCCCATCAAGTTAGCCTCGTGGTTCGTCATGGTAAGGATTCGTGTGCAACTAGGCGCATTCAATGTCACGAAAAGCTGCAGATTCCCTCACCCAGGGAAGGAAAAGATTCACTGAATTTCCAAAAGTTTTTGCTAAATCAAGTTGGGTACACGTAGCTTAGGGCGAAATCGCATTGGGATTCGGGTGGGGTGACGCAAATCCCACCTCAGCTGCCACATGGGCTCCCAGCCGGTAAAATTCACACCATTCGGGTGAATATCATTTCTTTTTTGcactattcaaaaaaaaaaattgcctaACTTGCCTGCTTGTAAATTGTTTTTTAACACCACACAAAAAGGAGGACAGCAATGCCATTTATAAGattaagaaataaaagaaatatatcGATATGGCAAAGCTAAGTTTGTTATTTGGCAAATCATGGAGGGGTAGTAGATAGTGACAAAGGTTGGTATTCTAAAGATAGTCTAAAGATGgcatttaaattttcaaagacTTCGGTAGCAGCCTTTACTTTGTTTAAAATTTGTACAAAATTCAAGTAAGAAAATCACTTTTACAACATAATTTGAAACAGCAGATAACTCCTGTGTAAGCCCTTTAACAAAACAAGAGCCGCACATATGCCAAATCCTAGTTCCGGTAACCAGCTGTTAAGAGTACTTCATCTATGCTATGTAGTACTCACTCATTAACTCTTATGAGGAGGAACATGCTTCCAGTTTAGGAAGCAGACTTCGCCACGCTTCTGCAATACCGTTTGCAAGACGTGCCTGGCCTTTAGCAAATTCATGGAAAGCGATTCCCATATCTAGTGTTTTCTGTTCTTGGAAACGCCCTATTTCTTCATTCATTAACTTTACAATTGTCTCAAATGTCTTTGTTGCTTGTTCACTCTCTGCCTTCAACTGTATGACAAAATCATATCAGTCCAGCCAACAAACTGTATGCATAAGTTTTCATCAATGGATGCCAAATGTTAGCAAATTTACCTCGTTATATTCAcgttcagcttctgcaactctATCAGACCGAATCAACATGAGTTTGTCACTGGATTCGAAACAACAACGAAAAATTTAAATCAGAATAAAAACACCAAGTAGTCAGTCCTCTAGGTTCTGTAAACAATCAGGCATCAGCCAAAAGGGGAGAAGAGGGGAAGGAAAATAAGCCTCCTATTGTTTGGGGTGTAAGGGGAGGGGAGGCAACAGAACAGTAATTTTACAAATGTATCCTTCTAGAAGGTGATAAAACAAAATAGAAGAAGTGATATAAAAAAAGCATATAACTAAGGCTTGACCTATGTGAGAGTGAAGAAGCATGAAGTAGCATGGGGGCATAGCTAGGTATTAATATACATAAGGActgttttgaaaattaaaaaatatacaagGATATTGTAGTCAATACAGTTCCTAAATTGTAAATCATTTTCTATTCCCTTCAAATCCCCAAATCTTGCAGTGGAGAGATTTTTACCCCGCTATTTACCAAACACTAAGTGAATTTTTACATATTCCACAATACAAGACACAACCAAGGCTTATCTGCATTTACATACACACAAGGGTTTTAGTAGGGGGAAAGGAATGCTATGTAAAAAAGAAATTATTCTGCCTTACGAACTACGTTAGTCAAGTAATAGAACCATACAGATTAATCTCCTTCAGCTTCATTGTTTCAGCCAGTTCACATTGTCTCCTGAAGGCATTGGCCCTCTCTGCGATTGTTGCCTGTTTCAGAATGTAAAACAAGAGTATTGAGTTGAAAAATAAGGTGTAACAATCCATTCACTCTCAGGGTAAGGCggttggaaaagaaaaaatgttAGGATTCAAATATCTGAATAATTGTTTaacaaaggaaaattcacaaacaaTATCTTAATCAGGTTATACAATTTACTTACTAAATAATGAAGGAAAACAAAAACTAGACCTACCTTAATAGATTGTACAGCACGGACATAATCTTTCAAAGGTTCTTCAAAATCCATCAAGAGCTGTTGTGCCTGCTTGACAGAGTCATATTAGGATAGTTCTTATCACCCCTCTCAACATGCAAGCACCCATATATGAATAACCAGTAAAATAACGTACGACACCAACACTTGGACACTTACCTCCTTTTGCAGCTTGGCAGATAAAATCTCTGACTTAATCCCAAGTTCAGAGAATGCTTTCCCAAGAGCATTTCCTTCAGAGGCACCTAGAAGTTTTACTGCTTTTCCAAAATCTGCCAGCGATTGTCCCAACTCTGCATGAGTTATAAATTACAATTTTTGTTATGAATTAATCTAGCCAAAAGAGTGGATAAAATGTAAAAGTAAGCATAGATGAGTAAAACAGAAAGTGAAATAGACACAGAAGACAATAATAATTACCAAAATGAAATCTTAAATTCAAACATCACCTCTATGCCTCTTCACAAGACGATATGCATGTTTTTGAGCTTCAGCCAAGTGGTTTTCAAGCTCAAAGATATAATGTTTCAGCTTTTCATATTCAGGATTTGATTCCTCCACTGGCTTCTCTTTCCCAAGGACAACATCACTCACTTTGGATTGTACATCCTGCCAGAATTTACATAAGCAATTACAAATCGAAAAAAACGCCTGAACGTACAGCACGCTCAACCA is a window of Lotus japonicus ecotype B-129 chromosome 5, LjGifu_v1.2 DNA encoding:
- the LOC130717083 gene encoding uncharacterized protein LOC130717083, whose protein sequence is MASPCSCGIIRQSVFMMKLNGVSSQFPLSSSSPSSLIQIHHSSSLIRDHIHLTAAKLKVVPKATAASGSSVSPSNDDDGVSLGTMKLPLNIDLQRFDALLFQWANSLCQGANLPLPMPLKVDKIPFGARLGFITIGDGETEVLVYIDCVVSPSTDSSAPIFRAIRNGPLKDKVPPGEPRIMRSLMQALQKSVEISRL
- the LOC130717082 gene encoding sorting nexin 1 is translated as MEQQQRSLSGSSSQSPRSPSSSQQQPFLSVSVTDPVKLGNGVQSYISYRVITKTNFPEYQGPEKIVIRRYSDFIWLRDRLFEKYKGIFIPPLPEKSAVEKFRFSAEFIEMRRQALDIFVNRIASHHELQQSEDLRVFLQAEEETMERLRSHETGIFKKKPADLVQIFKDVQSKVSDVVLGKEKPVEESNPEYEKLKHYIFELENHLAEAQKHAYRLVKRHRELGQSLADFGKAVKLLGASEGNALGKAFSELGIKSEILSAKLQKEAQQLLMDFEEPLKDYVRAVQSIKATIAERANAFRRQCELAETMKLKEINLDKLMLIRSDRVAEAEREYNELKAESEQATKTFETIVKLMNEEIGRFQEQKTLDMGIAFHEFAKGQARLANGIAEAWRSLLPKLEACSSS